The Lolium perenne isolate Kyuss_39 chromosome 6, Kyuss_2.0, whole genome shotgun sequence genome segment ATTTGCCTAGCTGGAATAAATTTCTTGATCACTCTCCACCAGAACAAGCGAACTTTGGGTGGCACCGAAATCTTCCATAACTTTTTCCAGCATGTTTTTACCTCGGTACCGGAGCCAGATGCTTGATCGGCCAATTTATTTGCCGCCAGAAGACGGTAAGCCGATCTAACAGAGAACAAACCATTAACCTCTTGCGTCCAGGCCCAAGTGTCTTCTCCCCCTCTACCTAGGGGTATCTGACTAATAGCTCTTCGATCGGTATCAATAAAATTAGCCTCTAGCTTATCCTCATTCCACGACATCGTTTCCTCATCAATCAGCTCCTCCACCAAAATTATTTGTGCTTCTGGCCGTTTAAATAATGGACGGCCATTCATGTTTGCTGGAATCCAAGGATCTTCAAAAGCACGAATAGAAGATCCATCTCCCACTCGTTTAATCATACCCTTCTTCAGGGCTTCACGTCCATGTAGAATCGCCCTCCAAACATGTGATGAATTTCTCTTCTGCCTAGCCGACATAAACTCGGAGTCATGGTAATATTTACCCTTTAACACCTTTGCACATAACGAGTCAGGTCTCGTCATTAACTTCCAGCCTTGTTTAGCTAACATAGCTTGATTAAAGAGCTGGAAGTCCCGAAAACCCATACCACCGATGGATTTCGGTACTGCAATGTCAGCCCACTTTTTCCAGTGAATTTTCCTCTTCACTTCATCACCTCCCCACCAAAACCTTGCAATAATGTTTGTAATCCTCTTACACATCTTTTTGGACAGGCGAAAACAACTCATAGAGTATGTCGGTATGGCTTGACAAATTGCTTTCACCAACACTTCCCTTGCTGCCCCGCTCATCTTCATTGAAGCATAACTATTAACCAATTTCTTGAGTCTAGCAATAATGTGTTCAAATTGCTCATCCGTCGACCGACCCAATGCAGTTGGTAAACCCAAGTATTTTTCAACTAGGGCCTCAGCTTCAATACCCGAGAGTGTGTGCACCTCAACTTTCATCTCATCCGTACAGTTTGAACTGAAAAACACCGCATATTTGTTTCGGTTAACCAGTTGTCCCGAACCCACTCGGTACTGATCCAGAATATTATGCAATCTCGATGCACCACAAGCTGAAGCTTGAACGAAGACAAGACAATCGTCCGCAAATAGTAAGTGTGACAACCAGGGTGCATGCACGCCTACTCTAATACCACGTGAAAGATATTGTGGCCCTGAGTATTTGAGTAAGCAGCTTAGTCCTTCCGAGCAGAGTAAGAACAGGTAAGGGGACAAAGATCACCCTGACGAATCCCCCTTGATGGCCTAAAATACTCTGAAAACTTGCCATTCACTCTAACAGATAAAGATACGGTGGAGACACATTTCATCACCAAATCTATCCATTGCTCCGAAAATCCCAGCTTCTCCATAATGGCTCTCAAATAGATCCACTCAACTCTGTCATAGGCCTTTGCCATATCCAATTTGATGGCACACGCACCactttttcctttctttcttttCAAATAATGTATACTCTCATATGCTGTCAGGACATTATCTGTAATTAAGCGCCCGGGCACAAAAGCGCTTTGCTCCTCTgaaattatttcctccaagaCGGGTCGAAGCCGCAACGAAATAACCTTGGATGCGATCTTATacagtacattgcacaaagcaatAGGCCTATACTGAGTTAGGTCCTGAGGTTGTTTCACCTTTGGAATCAGTACCAAAACCGCACAATTAACGGATTCAGGCATCTCCCCTATCTCCCCTCCTTCTAAAAATGTACGTATAGCAGCACATACATCAGTACGTAAAACCCTGCCGTAAAGCCATCAGGGCCAGGGGATTTATTGGGATGCATCATGAATAAAGCCTTTTCTATCTCCATATCCGTGAACGGTGCATTAAGCAATTCATTCATCTCCGTAGTGACTTTCCGAGGAACAAAATTTGTAATTACCTCAGGAGTAGTATTTTCCTGCGCAGTAAACAGATTGTTATAGAAAGAATTAGCCATCACTTCCAACTCaacttgagaagatgcatatgttgtTTGTCCTTGCTCGGTCTCGCGCCTTAGTATGAAAATACGCAGTATTTTGGTCTCCTTCTGCAAGCCATTGCACTCGAGACCTCTGCTTCATCATGGTCTCCTCTCGTGATAACAACTCAGAGATCTTGTACATCAGGTTCTTCTCCTCCCTCGATGGGCCACATCCCAACGAGTTGGCGCGGATCATCTCCAACTTCTTGCGCATAGTCCTCAATTGTTTGTTGACTGAACCGAACTCATTTATGCTCCAATGGGTAAGGTTTTGCCGAAGCTGGCTCAACGCCATTTGCACATCAGTTAGATTCCTATTCCCAGTAGCCCAACTATTCTGTATCACTGCCGAATAACCATCATGTCGTGCCCACATATTTTCATATCGGAACGGCCGGCCTGTATTGCCACCCCCCAGCCAATCTGAACGCCCCAAAGATATTAAAAGAGCACAATGATCAGACTCCGTTGTTTGTACATGTGTGACAATTGTATTATCAAACTTCTCCTTGAACCGATCATCTCCCAATCCTCTATCCAATCTCACTTTGATATTTCTTCCTCCGTGCTGCCGATTGTCCCATATATATGGGAGCCCAGTAAAACCAAGATCTGTCATACGACAATAGTCGACGGCATCTCGAAAACCTTCCATCTTCCACTCCTGCCGATCATGTCCTCCGAACTGTTCAGAAGCACATAATATTTCATTAAAGTCGTCCGAACAGAGCCAAGGATTATCATACTCCCTTCGTAAATATTTCATCAGCTCCCAGCTTCTGTACCTAGTAGACCTCTTTGGATCCCCATAAAATCCCGTGTACCGCCACTCAGTATCACCGGTCAGCAAATTTTTAACCATGACATGGTTACGACTAAAGGATTTCACCGTAACATCTGAATCATTATTCCAAAATAGGACCAAACCACCACTAGCTCCAACACTTTTAACTTCAAAAGCATTGTCAAAACCCAACCTCCACTTTAGATCTTGTGATTTGATTTCTGACATTTTGGTCTCCGACAAGAAGACCAACGATGGACGATACAGCCCCAAAAGGCTGCTAATTTCCTGAACTGTCTCGGATTGTCCACAACCCCGAcaattcaaatttaaaacattCATTGTTGACGGCGATCCGATGCGATCAGAACCACCAAACAAGCGCTCTAGATAGCAGATCAGCTTCAACCAATTAGCCCAAACTTCAGAATTTCCTCAATCTGATCGCAGATTCCAAGTATCCTTCACGGAACCTCAAACAAACCCAGAAAAACATCAATACCTCACCACCAGATGGCTCTAGGGGAGGGAAGAAAACTCAACCGCAGGCAAGGCCAGGGAGAGGAATACGATCCAACGTGGAACAAAACCACTCGGTATGTGCCGGAGGGCCGGCCGCCAGCGGCGGCGGCGTTCCAACCCTATATCACCAAAATCGCCATCGCGAGACGGACATAACCTATCCTACTTGTTGGAGACTCCTTTTGAATCGTTCTAAAAAAAAACCTTTTCTTAAATCTAAACAACCTTTTCTTAAATAAGGAATAAATAATGTATACATCTAAACAACCTTTTCTTAAATCTAAGCAACCCTTTCGTAAATCCAAGCAACCCTTTCGTAAATCCAAGCAACCTTTTCGTAAATTCAAAAAACCTTTTCGTAAATCTAAACAACCTTTTCGTAGGCGTCCTCGGATTGGCCCGGGAGATCGAATTGATTATAGAAACATGAGTTTAATTAATAGATTTATTAGTGAACAAGGAAAAATACTTCTAGATAGAGAAAAAAACTAAAGGAGAATACTTAATAATACGGCGAAATATTTATACAAAACACCTATCCCGAGCACACGCAAGGGAACCGTAGACAGGCAAGTGAAATCCAATCCACGAAATAATTTGATCCATGGACGACACCATTGTGGTAAAGGTCGTAATTCCAGAGGAATCATTACCAAGGTGGCTCTTTGCTCAACGAGTAAAAAACTAAATCTAGCAAACTAGAACATTGAATGTAAACTCCAGTTGTATTCGTATATGTCTCAGTCACTTCAATCAGAGTCAAAAGCGAAAGAAAGCAACTAATTGACCATCTGGACTGATTTTAAATGGAACGGCGGCTGATCTTCCTTCTTGTTCTTGCCAAGCAACGAATAAACCTTCCATGGTTTTTGTTGTTCGACCCCGAATTCTACGGTACTGCCAGTCACATTGATGCCATTGTCCTTGGCTCCGTGCTAGTAGCACCTTCAGTCACACTGATCTGATCCGTTGAGAAAGTTCTTGGATCCGTGAAACCAAGCTGTTTTGCTAAAGCTGTGTGTTGATTAATGGAGGTTTGATAACTCAGAATGTGTAACCGTCCATCATGATCTCGTGTAGCCCATCCCAGATATCCTGCTCCCTCGCCGCCGGCCTTCCTTGCTCCGGCAGCCGCGGCACGTGCGCAGGCGACGAGGCATTTGAGCCGGAGTTCTCGCGATGGCTATCCCACAAGTGCTGCGGCTGCGCAGCCGTCCAAGAAGAGGCCGACGCAGTTGAAGACGCGGCGGCGACTGGGAAGTTGAGCTTGGCGCGGTGGCCGCGGAACTCGAGCGCCGCGACGTCGTAGGCGcgcgcggcgtcggcggcggtgtcgaaggtgccgagccacttgCGGACGGCGCGGTGCGGGTCGCGGATGTCCGCCGCCCACTTGCCCCACGGCCGCTGCCGCACGCCCCTGAACTTGCCTCCCTTCCTTGCGCGCCGCTTCCGCACGCCGCCATCCTTCACGAAGCTCGCGGCGGAGCACTCTTCGCCCTCGCTGCTTGAGCCGGTGATCGCCACGGACGCAGCGACAGCGGACTCGCAGCCCACGCACCCGTTCGCGCCGCACCTGGCGCAAGGGGGAGCGGTGGCGGCAGCAAAGGGTGGCGTGGATGGCTCGAGGTGTGTAAAACAGGGTTTGGGAACGCTCGACACCCAATAGGGTTGGCGTAGGGTTTATATTTATAGTGTACAACATGTACAATGTTACAGGTATAATACACAGAAGCTCTACGTACATATacagtctaacaccctccctcaatctcaactCTGTTATCTAACATCTAACAAGTTGAGATTGCGCCGACAGCCTTGAAACAAGGGCAAGGACAGTAGCTTTGTGAAGATGtcagcaagttgatctttggaggAGATAAACCTGATCTGAAGAAGCTTCCGTGCAACACGTTCCCTCACAAAATGATAGTCAACTTCGATGTGCTTGGTTCGAGCATGAAATACAGGATTAGATGACAGATATGTCGCCCCAATGTTGTCACACCAAAGAACAGGAGGACGAGCTTGCGGTATGCGCAACTCTCGTAACAATGACTGCACCCAGATGATTTCAGCAGTAGCATTTGCCACAGCTTTATACTCGCCTTTCGCATCGCTCCGAGACACCGTAGCTTGCTTGCGAGCACTCCAGGCGATCAAATTAGGACCAAAGAATACCGCATATCCCCGTGGATCGCCTATCATCGGGACTACCAGCCCACCGCATCGTAGAACACAGACAAAGAAGGTGAAGGAGcagaacgaagacgaagtccataGGACGGTGTATGGCGAATATAGCGCAGAATGCGCTTCACAGCAGCCCAATGAGGATCTCTGGGTGAGTGCAAATACTGACAGACGCGGTTAACCGCATAAGATATATCCGGCCTGGTAATAGTGAGGTACTGAAGACCACCAACAACACTGCGATACTCCGTCGCATCCTCAGAAGACAAGAGCACACCATCGGCAGCTGTAAGGACATCCGCGGTGGACATCGGAGTCATAGCAGGCTTACTGTCTAGCATGCCAGCACGACGAAGCAAATCCTGAGAATATTTCTTCTGAGTGAGAGACACCCAAAGATCATCATGAGTCACCTCAAGACCAAGGAAATAGTGCTTTCCCAAGGTCTTTCACAAAGAAAAGTAGCCCCAAGAGAAGCAACCAGACGATCAGTAGCAGTAGCAGAGGAGCTGACcaggataatatcatcaacatagaccaAGAGATACATAGTGACCTCTGGACGCTGAAGCAGAAACAGGGACGTGTCAGCTGTAGAGGGAACAAAACCATGAGCACGAAG includes the following:
- the LOC127309975 gene encoding uncharacterized protein; the encoded protein is PYWVSSVPKPCFTHLEPSTPPFAAATAPPCARCGANGCVGCESAVAASVAITGSSSEGEECSAASFVKDGGVRKRRARKGGKFRGVRQRPWGKWAADIRDPHRAVRKWLGTFDTAADAARAYDVAALEFRGHRAKLNFPVAAASSTASASSWTAAQPQHLWDSHRENSGSNASSPAHVPRLPEQGRPAAREQDIWDGLHEIMMDGYTF